DNA from Candidatus Latescibacterota bacterium:
AGCAGGTCCATTATCTCCTGAGTACCGAAGGGTACTTCGATATGTCCAAGTGTCGCCAGGCTCTCCTTGGCCATAGTCAACGGAGTGGCGGTAGTCACCGCGTCGACTCCGAACGGGTTCGACCCGAACGGGGTCGCCTTTATCCACCTCGCCGTCATATGAACGGGAAAGGATACGAGTAGTACGACACGCCCTATCAGAGCCGGATTGAACGGATTGTAGCCCAGGCCTCCGTACAGCTGTTTGGCTATTACTATCGCAAAAAAGTTACCCGTCACGACCAGCCACCATGGACTCGTCGAAGGCAGGTTCAGGGCCAGAAGAAGTCCTGTAAGTACGGCGCTGAAATCGGCCAGCCTGATTTGTTTCCCCATCATCTTCTGGCTCAACGCTTCAAAAAGCATCGCTGAAGCGACAGACGTTATGATCACCTTGAGCGCGCCGAACCCGAACGCGTATACGGAGAACAGGCTCGCGGGCAGAAGGGCGTAGACGACGAGCAGCATGATCGAGCTGACTGTCCTGCCGTCGTGAAGATGAGGTGAAGAGCTCACGATAAAGC
Protein-coding regions in this window:
- a CDS encoding RnfABCDGE type electron transport complex subunit D, with the protein product MGPRFIVSSSPHLHDGRTVSSIMLLVVYALLPASLFSVYAFGFGALKVIITSVASAMLFEALSQKMMGKQIRLADFSAVLTGLLLALNLPSTSPWWLVVTGNFFAIVIAKQLYGGLGYNPFNPALIGRVVLLVSFPVHMTARWIKATPFGSNPFGVDAVTTATPLTMAKESLATLGHIEVPFGTQEIMDLLLGNRGGCLGETSVLLLLAGGLFLIFKKVISWHIPVSFIGSVWGLTGIFYLIDPTKYANPSFHVISGGLILGALFMATDYVTSPVTKKGMLIFGAGCGLITVLIRLWGGYPEGVSFAILLMNAATPLIDRFTKPAVFGAVDKQKAAA